GATTTTATCTGCGTCCTGTCATATGTCTTCTCCAGCAATACAGCATCaatattttttccaattatTAGAATTGTTGCAAAGGGCCACATTCCTGCTCTGCCTCAGTTTGTGTACACcaccccacctctcacaggccTTTGTTTAAAAAGAGCTCTCACCTGTTGTAACCTGTCATGCTGCTCCCCCTTATTAGCAGCACCCCCACAGGTAAACAGAAGCATAGGTGCACTCCAAGAACAACCCCCAGAACACCATTTACCGTCCGACCTGTCAGTATCCAGTGGTCATCAATAGGAACCCCAACAGAGCCAAGGATTTTGGACATTATACAAATTTGAGTGACCTTCCCCGTTTCAGTGCTGTACCAATTCCTGTGGGGCAAAGAGCTGGAGACACCAAGCTCCTTGGGACAGATTGCGTTGTAGCCAATGTGGCTACATCTTCCTACACAGTCCCTCCTATATAGCTCACAAATCTTGAACCCCCTCATCTGACCTCAGTCCAGACAGTGTTCCTTGGTTGGTTTGTGTCCCTCAAAGCACTGAAATGGATTCCCAACCCCTGAGGTCTTACTGACACCTCACTGTGACAATAACGTTACCCTAAACTCAGCGAACGGATGAATCTGCCCTCAGTTTCAactattattgttatgtttttattattagaaGCAAAAGAGCAACACAATGGGTACAATGCAGCAATAGGGGTATATTAGCACAATGATGTCAATCTCTTGCATCCCCATCTCAGCTTATTTCCCCACATAATGAAGgcaaatgagaaatgagttCTCAGTTGAGCCTCTTTGTTAATATTATTGCTACATGGAACATGCCATGGTAATTTTCCATTCCTTACATTAGCATGTAAGGTGCAGGGCCCATCAAATGTCACTTCTGAATTTGCTTTGGAGTCaatcagaattttaaaaactgaatatCCAAAACATCTACAAAGTATTTTTGAAATGCTAAGATGTAATAATATAGCAACATTGGttgtcaagaaaaaaataatttgttctgttgtatttttcatcttttttctaaTCTGTGATCATGCAGATACTTCTGCTGTGAGATTTTTGTCTGACACTTTCACTACTGTAAAGGCTctgattgaattttgttttctctttggcACTAGATGCTGCTCTTActattttacattcatatgtTTGTAAGACTTTGGAGAATTTCTCTCTAGCTTACAAAGTGATAACAATTATTAAATGCAGCCTGTTTAAGCTTAAATAAGGCACAATGCACATATTTCTATTTGCTTCAGACacaaggtttatttttatgtgagAAATATAAAAGGTTGTGAGGGCCATACTGTGCTGAACAGTCAGTAAGACAGGATATATGATTGATGTTCAGTCATCCTCTTCTCCTTGTCTCCCTCCTGTGATTGTAACTGTGCAGCACATCTTGGCCTGTCTTAGTCTCTTCCAGAAGGCCTCGGTCATAATGGCAGACAGGAAGAGCAGGATTGCCACGCCCACACAGATCCTAACCATGTtctccacagcacagtgaaCTGAGGGAGGGACAGATAAAGGAGTCAGAGACTGAAAACCAATAATAATGTCATAGAGAAAAGACTGTCCATTTGCACCTGGGACAATTCTACAGCATTACTGCATTTTCACTGCCATTTGTAGAGATTTTAATAGAAATAACTCACTTCTATTGACTGGTACTAAACCATCACTGAAGATGGAATTAGATGGCTTCTCAGGCCGGTTCCCCCTGCACTTATATTCACTGTGATAGGATCCATTCCCAGATCTCACTCTGTATCTGTCTCCAGTGTGATCCAGTGGAATCTGCTCTTCGTCTCTGTACCATGTGTAGTTCCACTCAGCAGAGATCCCCTGAATCTCACACCTCAGTATCAGACTGTCTGTAGTGAAGATCTCTGTCCATCCAGTCTCCAGGATCAGCACAGCCTGAGGACGAGCTGCAACATCACATATTTTGCATCTAAACGtgttaaatataatatacaagAAAACAGGACAATAGAGCACGTGTGACAGATGTAGATTTAAAGTATTATTCTATAAACCATACCAAACATGTCCAACATGATAGAGTCACTGAACTGAGAGTATaaggcccctctctctcttgcacctCGACACCAGTACTCTCCACTgtgggacagagcagcagagctgatgGTGTAACTGGACCCATCagtcctgctgctgtcagtgttggagagtgctgctccctgtgtgtctttgtaccAGAGATACTCCCAGCCAACAGGATCTCCCCTAAACCCACAGCTCAGGgtgactctctctcctgtgtagATCTCTCCACTGGGGGGCTCCTGGATAATAACAGGCTTTGGCCTTTCCCCTGCTAAAGACAGAAGAAGGTCCTCAGTCTTTTCAGTAAAACTTCATCACAATCTACTTAGTCATGTATTTGAACTGAAGAAAAGTGTCCCGTGCTCACCAGATACGTTGAGAATAAGTGATCCAGGGAGAGACTGGATTGTAGGATTTTGTCCTCTCTCACCCTGACAGATGTATTCCCCACTGTCTGACTCTGTCACAGAGTGGAGGATGTGCTTTTGTTGGCTTTCAGTGCTGCTGGGATAGAGACTCTCCAGTCTTTCCTGTTTGTTCCTGACCCATGAATATCTCCATCCAGACCCTgttatgatgtcacagctgaGGGTGACAGTTTCTCCTGTGTACATCAGTGAGTCTGGGGGATCTGTGACCACAGCAGCCTGAGGACGAACAGCTGAAATATGCACAGGAACAAAACCTCTTTATCAATGAATCAACTTATGTTTCATCATGTCATTgagtaaaacataaaatgcaatgtCCTCATTTCAGGAAAGAAGCTCAATActattttgaattaaaataacatacCAGAGACAGTAAGGTTATGGAAGTTACTGAAAATATGCTGACTTCCTTTCGTGCCTTCACACTGATACAGacc
This portion of the Megalops cyprinoides isolate fMegCyp1 chromosome 7, fMegCyp1.pri, whole genome shotgun sequence genome encodes:
- the LOC118780404 gene encoding uncharacterized protein LOC118780404, producing MIKVSGEIPKPVITQEPPSGEIYTGERVTLSCGFGGDAAGWEYLWYKDTQGAAVLILETGWTEIFTTDSLTLRCEIQGISAEWNYTWYRDGEQIPLDHTADRYRDELALNPESGRTEEPQGTQAASSSKKRELVIVGDFLEHADKLLARAGEDPVVMVHVEANDVGRVHRAVENKVRICVGVAILLFLSVIMTEAFWKRRDSGLYQCEGTKGSQHIFSNFHNLTVSAVRPQAAVVTDPPDSLMYTGETVTLSCDIITGSGWRYSWVRNKQERLESLYPSSTESQQKHILHSVTESDSGEYICQGERGQNPTIQSLPGSLILNVSAGERPKPVIIQEPPSGEIYTGERVTLSCGFRGDPNNTLNLHLSHVLYCPVFLYIIFNTFRCKICDVAARPQAVLILETGWTEIFTTDSLILRCEIQGISAEWNYTWYRDEEQIPLDHTGDRYRVRSGNGSYHSEYKCRGNRPEKPSNSIFSDGLVPVNRIHCAVENMVRICVGVAILLFLSAIMTEAFWKRLRQAKMCCTVTITGGRQGEEDD